The Lemur catta isolate mLemCat1 chromosome 8, mLemCat1.pri, whole genome shotgun sequence genome has a segment encoding these proteins:
- the KCNJ13 gene encoding inward rectifier potassium channel 13 isoform X1 produces MDSSNCKVIAPLLSQRYRRMVTKDGHSTLQMDGAQRGLAYLRDAWGILMDMRWRWMMLVFSASFVVHWLVFAVLWYVLAEMNGDLELDHDAPPENHTICVKYITSFTAAFSFSLETQLTIGYGTMFPSGDCPSAIALLAIQMLLGLMLEAFITGAFVAKIARPKNRAFSIRFTDLAVVSHIDGKPNLIFQVANTRPSPLTSVRVSAVLYQERENGELYQTSVDFHLDGISSEECPFFIFPLTYYHSITPSSPLATLLQHENPSHFELVVFLSAMQEGTGEICQRRTSYLPSEIMLHHCFASLLTRGSKGEYQIKMENFDKTVPELPTPLVSKNPNRTDLDIRINGQSIDNFQISETGLTE; encoded by the exons ATGGACAGCAGTAATTGCAAAGTTATTGCTCCTCTCCTAAGTCAAAGATACCGGAGGATGGTCACGAAGGATGGCCACAGCACACTTCAAATGGATGGTGCTCAAAGAGGTCTTGCCTATCTTCGAGATGCTTGGGGAATCCTAATGGACATGCGCTGGCGCTGGATGATGTTggtcttttctgcttcttttgtTGTCCACTGGCTTGTCTTTGCAGTGCTCTGGTATGTTCTAGCTGAGATGAATGGTGATCTGGAACTAGATCATGATGCCCCACCTGAAAACCACACTATCTGTGTCAAGTACATCACCAGTTTCACAGCTGCATTCTCCTTCTCCCTGGAGACACAACTCACAATTGGTTATGGTACCATGTTCCCCAGTGGTGACTGTCCAAGTGCAATCGCCTTACTTGCCATACAAATgctcctaggcctcatgctagaGGCTTTTATCACAG GTGCCTTCGTGGCGAAGATTGCCCGGCCAAAAAATCGAGCTTTCTCAATTCGTTTTACTGACTTAGCAGTAGTGTCTCACATAGATGGCAAACCTAATCTTATCTTCCAAGTGGCCAACACTCGACCTAGCCCTCTAACCAGTGTCCGGGTCTCAGCTGTACTctatcaggaaagagaaaatggagaacTCTACCAGACCAGTGTGGACTTCCACCTTGATGGCATCAGTTCTGAGGAATGTCCATTCTTTATCTTTCCACTAACCTACTATCACTCCATTACACCATCAAGTCCTCTGGCTACTCTGCTCCAGCATGAAAACCCTTCCCACTTTGAATTAGTTGTATTCCTTTCAGCAATGCAGGAGGGCACTGGAGAAATATGCCAAAGGAGGACATCCTACCTACCCTCTGAGATCATGTTACATCACTGTTTTGCATCTCTGTTGACCCGAGGTTCCAAAGGTGAATATCAAATCAAGATGGAGAATTTTGACAAGACTGTCCCTGAACTTCCAACTCCTCTGGTCTCTAAGAACCCAAACAGGACTGACCTGGATATTCGCATCAATGGACAAAGCATTGACAATTTTCAGATCTCTGAAACAGGACTGACAGAATAA
- the KCNJ13 gene encoding inward rectifier potassium channel 13 isoform X2, translated as MDSSNCKVIAPLLSQRYRRMVTKDGHSTLQMDGAQRGLAYLRDAWGILMDMRWRWMMLVFSASFVVHWLVFAVLWCLRGEDCPAKKSSFLNSFY; from the exons ATGGACAGCAGTAATTGCAAAGTTATTGCTCCTCTCCTAAGTCAAAGATACCGGAGGATGGTCACGAAGGATGGCCACAGCACACTTCAAATGGATGGTGCTCAAAGAGGTCTTGCCTATCTTCGAGATGCTTGGGGAATCCTAATGGACATGCGCTGGCGCTGGATGATGTTggtcttttctgcttcttttgtTGTCCACTGGCTTGTCTTTGCAGTGCTCTG GTGCCTTCGTGGCGAAGATTGCCCGGCCAAAAAATCGAGCTTTCTCAATTCGTTTTACTGA